A window of the Salvelinus alpinus chromosome 3, SLU_Salpinus.1, whole genome shotgun sequence genome harbors these coding sequences:
- the LOC139571361 gene encoding parvalbumin-2-like: MAFKGMLKDEDIAAALKHCAAAESFNHKEFFAKVGLAGKSAEDLKKAFYFVDQDKSGFIEEDELKLFLQTFSAGARALTDKETKAFLAAGDVDGDGMIGVDEFVTLVNA; this comes from the exons ATGGCTTTCAAGGGAATGCTTAAGGATGAGGATATCGCTGCTGCCCTCAAGCATTGTGCAG CTGCTGAGTCCTTCAACCACAAGGAGTTCTTCGCCAAGGTTGGCCTGGCCGGCAAGTCTGCTGAGGATTTGAAGAAAGCCTTCTACTTCGTTGACCAGGACAAGAGTGGCTTCATTGAGGAGGATGAGCTCAA gcTGTTCCTCCAGACCTTCTCTGCTGGTGCCAGAGCTCTGACAGATAAAGAGACCAAGGCCTTCCTTGCAGCAGGAGATGTTGATGGTGATGGCATGATCGGAGTAGATG AGTTCGTCACCTTGGTGAACGCATAA